A single genomic interval of Lathyrus oleraceus cultivar Zhongwan6 chromosome 7, CAAS_Psat_ZW6_1.0, whole genome shotgun sequence harbors:
- the LOC127103461 gene encoding zinc finger BED domain-containing protein RICESLEEPER 2, whose amino-acid sequence MQPIKKRKSSASGSRQTSACWEHFIRLPDDLVDAPTAACKHCHKKYLCDPRTHDTTNLNHHILKCSKNPLVVSTDSTQTILTYPSVDGKLVQVSSRFDKKACRSALSVFVVLDEQPFSAVEGEGFKFYSKVMQPQFTIPSRRTVARDCFQLYLDEKQKLKAFFKSDCNRVALTTDCWTSIQNLNYLTLTAHFVDNEWKYQKRIISFTVIPNHKGETVGRKIEEVLRDWGIRNVSTITIDNATSNDVDVTYLKRKIANMNGLMGDGECFHMRCSAHILNLVINEGLKDKHLSVTSVRDAVRFVKSSPHRAAKFKECIEFAGITCKKLVFLMFQLVGTRHI is encoded by the coding sequence ATGCAACCTATAAAGAAGAGGAAATCTAGTGCAAGTGGTTCTAGGCAAACATCTGCTTGCTGGGAACATTTTATTAGATTACCCGATGACCTAGTTGATGCACCCACTGCAGCCTGCAAACACTGCCATAAAAAATACTTGTGTGACCCTAGGACTCACGACACCACTAATTTGAACCACCATATTTTAAAATGTTCTAAGAATCCTCTTGTCGTGTCAACTGACTCCACACAAACTATTCTAACATACCCAAGTGTAGATGGTAAACTGGTTCAAGTTAGCTCTAGATTTGACAAGAAAGCTTGTAGAAGTGCTTTGTCAGTTTTTGTAGTTCTAGATGAGCAGCCATTTAGTGCAGTAGAGGGTGAAGGGTTTAAATTTTATTCCAAAGTAATGCAACCCCAATTTACCATCCCATCTAGGCGTACGGTAGCTAGGGACTGTTTTCAGCTATACTTGGATGAAAAGCAAAAGTTAAAGGCCTTTTTTAAGTCTGATTGCAATAGGGTAGCACTTACTACTGATTGCTGGACTTCTATACAAAATCTTAACTACTTGACCCTTACGGCACACTTTGTGGATAACGAATGGAAGTATCAAAAAAGAATTATAAGCTTTACCGTAATTCCAAACCACAAAGGTGAAACTGTAGGTAGGAAGATTGAAGAAGTGTTAAGGGATTGGGGAATTAGGAATGTGTCAACCATAACTATTGATAATGCCACTTCAAATGATGTTGATGTGACATATCTAAAGAGAAAAATAGCAAATATGAATGGGTTAATGGGGGATGGAGAGTGTTTTCATATGAGGTGTTCAGCTCACATTTTGAACTTGGTGATAAATGAGGGTTTGAAAGATAAACATTTATCTGTAACTAGTGTTAGAGATGCTGTTAGATTTGTTAAGTCCTCACCTCATAGGGCAGCCAAGTTTAAAGAATGCATTGAATTTGCTGGAATAACTTGCAAAAAATTAGTATTCTTGATGTTTCAACTCGTTGGAACGCGACATATTTAA
- the LOC127101377 gene encoding zinc finger BED domain-containing protein RICESLEEPER 1-like produces the protein MLEAAEKFQLAFEKLEDEESSYREFFGKGNPPSNDDWDIARAFSAFLKLFYEATKTFSTSQNVSLHTCFHQVSAIYCELKQASLNLNDFFASVGGDMMEKYNRYWGSPDKMNKMIYFGIILDPRYKLSYIEWAFKDMYGVGSKFGSDLVKSIKENLQKLYDWYKQAYDQEHNSIQPLGSGGNNVSNDETNAFVSRLSLMARADAFEQHLEEQDSIDQQNELEVYNSSKCVKRDPNFDILVWWKRNSIEYHILSTMAKDILATPVSTVASESAFSTGGRVIETYRSSLTAEMAEALICTQNWLRPSFTYFKDMNLMEDFELSEDIVTEFQQMSLAAKGVSGVSSSQSQPQPSGCA, from the exons ATGTTAGAGGCTGCGGAGAAGTTTCAACTCGCTTTTGAAAAGCTTGAGGATGAAGAGTCGAGCTATAGGGAGTTCTTTGGAAAAGGTAATCCCCCTAGTAATGATGATTGGGACATTGCTAGGGCTTTTAGCGCTTTCCTAAAGTTATTCTATGAAGCAACTAAGACTTTTTCCACCTCTCAAAATGTGAGTTTGCATACTTGTTTTCACCAAGTGTCTGCCATTTATTGTGAGTTAAAGCAAGCCAGTTTGAACTTAAATGATTTTTTTGCAAGTGTGGGTGGAGATATGATGGAAAAATATAATAGATATTGGGGAAGTCCTGATAAGATGAACAAGATGATATATTTTGGTATTATTCTTGATCCAAGATACAAGTTGAGTTACATTGAGTGGGCGTTTAAGGACATGTATGGAGTTGGATCAAAGTTTGGTAGTGACTTGGTAAAATCTATAAAAGAGAATTTACAAAAGTTGTATGATTGGTATAAGCAAGCTTATGACCAAGAGCATAATTCCATACAGCCTCTTGGTAGTGGTGGAAATAATGTCTCCAATGATGAAACAAATGCATTTGTTTCCCGTTTATCACTTATGGCTAGAGCCGATGCTTTTGAGCAACATTTAGAGGAGCAAGACTCGATTGATCAACAAAATGAGCTTGAGGTGTATAATTCTAGTAAGTGTGTCAAAAGGGATCCTAACTTTGACATTCTTGTGTGGTGGAAACGTAATTCAATCGAATATCATATTTTATCTACAATGGCTAAAGATATTTTAGCCACACCAGTGTCTACTGTTGCTTCTGAAAGTGCTTTTAGCACAGGAGGGAGAGTCATAGAAACCTATAGGAGTTCTCTAACTGCTGAAATGGCCGAGGCTTTAATTTGCACCCAGAATTGGTTAAGGCCTTCTTTTACCTATTTCAAAGATATGAATCTCATGGAAGATTTTGAGCTTTCAGAAGATATTGTAACAG aGTTTCAACAAATGTCTTTAGCAGCAAAAGGAGTATCAGGTGTCTCATCATCACAGTCTCAGCCACAACCTTCGGGTTGTGCTTGA
- the LOC127101378 gene encoding calcium-dependent protein kinase 2 — MLLQAQARLTEAAADVVKQLLPAYANNDLSSVCTWADRVKFALRWTSAFHFKKLALKVMAENLSEEEIKGLKVMFANMDTDGSGTITYEELKTGLARIGSRLSETEIKQLMEAADVDGNGSIDYLEFISPTMHMHRLERDEHLYKAFQYFDKDNSG; from the exons ATGCTATTACAA GCTCAGGCTCGTCTGACCGAGGCAGCTGCAGATGTTGTGAAACAGTTGCTGCCTGCTTATGCGAATAATGATCTGTCAAGTGTTTGTACATGGGCTGATCGCGTCAAGTTTGCTCTTCGTTGGACGTCTGCTTTTCATTTCAAGAAACTTGCATTGAAG GTTATGGCTGAAAATCTATCAGAAGAAGAGATTAAAGGTCTCAAGGTAATGTTTGCAAACATGGACACTGATGGTAGTGGCACCATCACCTATGAAGAATTGAAGACAGGTTTGGCTCGAATTGGATCAAGACTGTCCGAGACTGAAATAAAGCAACTTATGGAAGCT GCCGATGTTGATGGAAATGGGTCGATTGACTATCTTGAATTCATATCGCCCACAATGCATATGCACAGACTTGAACGGGATGAGCATCTTTACAAGGCATTTCAGTATTTTGATAAGGACAATAGCGGGTGA